In Dromiciops gliroides isolate mDroGli1 chromosome 4, mDroGli1.pri, whole genome shotgun sequence, one DNA window encodes the following:
- the S100A10 gene encoding protein S100-A10, whose amino-acid sequence MPSQMEHAMETMMFTFHKFAGDKGYLTKEDLRVLMEKEFPGFLENQKDPLAVDKIMKDLDQCRDGKVGFQSFFSLIAGLTIACNDYFVVHMKQKGKK is encoded by the exons ATGCCGTCTCAAATGGAGCATGCCATGGAAACGATGATGTTTACATTCCATAAGTTTGCCGGAGACAAAGGCTACCTAACGAAAGAAGATCTGAGAGTTCTCATGGAAAAAGAGTTCCCTGGATTCTTGGaa aaccagAAAGACCCTTTAGCTGTAGACAAGATTATGAAAGACCTGGACCAGTGCCGAGACGGAAAAGTGGGCTTCCAGAGCTTCTTCTCACTAATTGCCGGGCTGACCATCGCATGTAATGACTATTTTGTCGTACACATGAAACAGAAGGGGAAGAAATGA